One window of Aspergillus oryzae RIB40 DNA, chromosome 3 genomic DNA carries:
- a CDS encoding uncharacterized protein (threonine dehydratase) gives MAFIHHSNASRFSIQAQTEAAVCMKNLSNWTPAVAEIRTWPEYTPQPLRTLPGLAQKLGVNQVFVKDESKRFGAYFGSFKAIGAPYAVYKILADESYTKTGVRPSPVELRTFKYRDITKSVTVCVASDGDQGRGLAYGAQLFGCRCAVYIHSHVSEGRADITKELGAVVIRVYGEYKASVSRAKEDARMNNWFFVSSTSWPDFDNDIPQHGFYTRLHDDRPSGIPQFIVVEPSEADCLLQSARHGNQNGFVAVPDTIAVDSMKTLASGCEGDISVVSGESSAASMCVLLRASTDSTVRNKLGLDANSQVLLFVLEGTTDSQIFESLVGTSPAAVFAAKGPFAV, from the exons ATGGCCTTCATCCACCACTCCAACGCTTCGCGTTTCAGTATCCAGGCCCAAACGGAGGCCGCCGTGTGCATGAAGAATCTCTCCAACTGGACACCTGCTGTCGCTGAAATTCGCACTTGGCCTGAATACACGCCACAGCCACTCCGGACACTCCCCGGCCTCGCGCAAAAACTGGGAGTAAATCAGGTCTTTGTCAAGGATGAAAGCAAGCGCTTTGGCGCTTATTTCGGCTCATTCAAGGCCATAGGTGCCCCGTATGCGGTCTATAAGATCCTCGCAGACGAAAGTTATACAAAGACAGGAGTTCGGCCGTCACCAGTCGAGCTGCGTACTTTTAAATATCGCGACATTACCAAAAGTGTAACTGTGTGCGTTGCGTCCGATGGTGACCAGGGTCGTGGACTGGCATATGGCGCCCAGTTGTTTGGCTGCCGGTGCGCCGTCTATATCCACAGCCACGTCAGTGAAGGCCGCGCAGACATAACGAAAGAGCTAGGCGCAGTGGTGATTCGAGTTTATGGGGAATATAAAGCGTCTGTTTCCCGTGCAAAAGAGGATGCCCGCATGAATAACTGGTTTTTCGTGAGCAGCACCTCCTGGCCCGACTTTGATAATGACATCCCACAGCAT GGCTTCTACACTCGCCTTCACGATGATCGCCCATCCGGAATACCACAGTTCATTGTCGTTGAACCATCCGAGGCAGATTGTCTCCTGCAGAGCGCCAGACACGGAAATCAGAATG GCTTTGTCGCAGTCCCGGATACCATTGCGGTAGATAGTATGAAGACATTGGCCAGTGGTTGTGAAGGCGATATTTCTGTGGTAAGCGGCGAGTCTTCAGCGGCCAGTATGTGTGTCCTGCTTAGAGCCAGCACTGACTCGACGGTGCGTAACAAGCTCGGGCTGGATGCGAACAGTCAGGTCTTGTTGTTCGTATTGGAGGGCACCACAGATTCCCAGATATTCGAGTCGTTAGTGGGCACGTCGCCAGCGGCGGTGTTTGCGGCCAAGGGGCCCTTCGCGGTCTAG
- a CDS encoding uncharacterized protein (predicted protein), whose protein sequence is MYRYHMASTSHDKVYALLGLAADDPNTPGLKPDYNVPWYDVFSNTIQYILSGEGIVETYPEKDIAIIQTKCWILGCIGSVEDIYESNRQKLNILFNDTPESSVFQNEWGRRWMIQASAEPIQSCDILCLLRGNSNPCIIRLSKDHFTIINIAITPQQPGYNDNPDTESLREMDPRQNPPYDITLIWAIPVSDTENEVRPRDPMELIQIAPQYQKERPDTEKGSTDLRVIVDGIAVQLADQGEPDLFKGWLTQMGTAVPVSEQVVKAVVGNTTPDGPQIVKVLLQYQDNLPVTEEVVKVAAGNEGYCGDEIMRLLLKYRHSLHISEEVVKVVAMNKGPYAHYIMERLFKYQKNIPVTEEVIKAAAGNRGVRGPELMEILLNHRHSLPVTEELVRIVAGNEGLYAKDIMWVLFKHQDDILINEEMVTTVEQSELPERYEIVKWMLFKHQEMIRKPGWKEKFQNTARKFRQEGLSIMSTKHHRK, encoded by the coding sequence ATGTATCGTTACCACATGGCTTCCACAAGCCATGATAAAGTATATGCATTGCTGGGACTAGCTGCTGATGACCCCAACACACCTGGCTTGAAACCGGACTACAACGTTCCATGGTATGATGTTTTCAGTAATACCATTCAGTATATTCTCTCAGGCGAAGGCATTGTGGAGACTTATCCTGAAAAGGACATCGCAATCATCCAGACCAAGTGTTGGATTTTGGGCTGCATTGGCTCCGTTGAAGACATTTATGAAAGTAACCGACAGAAGctcaatatcctcttcaATGATACTCCAGAGTCATCTGTCTTTCAAAATGAATGGGGCCGTAGATGGATGATTCAAGCTTCAGCAGAACCTATTCAAAGTTGTGATATCCTATGTCTTTTACGAGGAAATTCGAATCCATGCATTATCAGACTATCAAAGGATCACTTTACAATAATCAATATTGCGATAACGCCCCAGCAACCTGGATATAATGACAATCCGGATACGGAATCCTTGCGAGAAATGGACCCAAGGCAAAATCCGCCGTATGATATTACCCTTATATGGGCGATACCCGTGTCTGACACCGAAAATGAAGTTCGCCCAAGAGATCCAATGGAGCTCATTCAGATTGCACCTCAATACCAGAAAGAACGTCCGGATACGGAGAAGGGATCGACTGATCTGAGGGTCATTGTTGATGGCATTGCAGTACAGTTAGCTGACCAAGGAGAGCCAGACCTGTTCAAAGGCTGGCTGACTCAAATGGGAACAGCCGTCCCAGTTTCTGAACAAGTGGTCAAAGCAGTGGTAGGAAATACGACGCCCGATGGACCACAAATCGTGAAGGTGCTTCTTCAGTATCAGGACAATTTACCAGTTACTGAAGAAGTCGTCAAAGTCGCGGCGGGGAACGAGGGATATTGTGGAGATGAAATAATGAGGTTACTTCTTAAATATCGACATAGTCTACATATATCTGAAGAGGTGGTCAAGGTAGTGGCAATGAACAAGGGTCCGTATGCACATTATATAATGGAGCGACTTTTCAAGTATCAGAAGAATATACCGGTTACTGAAGAAGTGATCAAAGCAGCGGCAGGGAACCGGGGAGTCCGTGGACCTGAATTGATGGAGATACTTCTCAATCATCGACATAGTCTACCAGTTACTGAAGAACTAGTCAGAATAGTGGCAGGGAATGAAGGGCTCTATGCAAAAGACATTATGTGGGTCCTTTTTAAACATCAAGATGATATACTGATTAATGAAGAAATGGTGACGACAGTGGAACAGAGCGAGTTACCTGAGAGATACGAAATTGTCAAGTGGATGCTTTTCAAGCATCAAGAAATGATTAGGAAGCCAgggtggaaagagaaattcCAAAACACAGCAAGGAAGTTTCGGCAGGAAGGTTTGTCGATTATGTCGACAAAGCACCACAGGAAGTGA